A genomic window from Balaenoptera acutorostrata chromosome 20, mBalAcu1.1, whole genome shotgun sequence includes:
- the LOC130706011 gene encoding dynein axonemal heavy chain 2-like, whose protein sequence is MLKKQYDEKLAQKEELRKKSEEMEVKLERAGMLVSGLAGEKARWEETVKGLAGDLGYLVGDCLLAAAFLSYMGPFLTNYRDEIVNQIWIRKISELQVPCSPHFTFDKFLSNPTKVRDWNIQGLPSDAFSTENGIIVTRGNRWALMIDPQAQALKWIKNMEGSQGLQIIDLQMSDYLRVLEKAIQFGHPVLLQNVQEYLDPTLNPVLNKSVARTGGRLLMRIGDKEVEYNTSFRFYITTKLSNPHYSPETSAKTTIVNFAVKEQGLEAQLLGIVVRKERPELEEQKDSLVINIAAGKRKLKELEDEILRLLNEATGSLLDDVQLVNTLQTSKITATEVTEQLETSETTEINIDLAREHRQEPSQQQAGGPHRLPERVPHLRRLQVCTPPRAPRELGGRPGGSPPTPLATCAFVLPHATAPVPLLLSPYTCPGWRPRSGSNHHPRAD, encoded by the exons ATGCTGAAGAAACAGTACGATGAGAAGCTGGCACAGAAGGAGGAGCTTCGCAAGAAGTCCGAGGAGATGGAGGTGAAGCTGGAACGAGCCGGGATGCTGGTGTCTGGGTTGGCTGGCGAGAAGGCCCGATGGGAGGAGACGGTGAAG GGCCTGGCGGGGGATCTGGGCTACCTGGTGGGAGACTGTCTCCTGGCAGCTGCCTTCCTGTCCTACATGGGACCCTTCCTGACCAACTACCGGGATGAGATCGTCAACCAAATCTGGATCAGGAAG ATCTCGGAGCTGCAAGTTCCTTgctcaccccacttcacctttgaTAAATTCCTGTCCAATCCTACCAAAGTTCGGGACTGGAACATCCAAGGGTTGCCCTCGGATGCCTTCTCCACTGAGAATGGCATCATCGTCACTCGTGGCAACAG GTGGGCACTGATGATTGATCCTCAGGCCCAGGCCCTGAAATGGATCAAGAACATGGAAGGAAGTCAG GGCCTACAGATCATCGATCTGCAGATGAGCGATTACCTTCGAGTCCTAGAAAAGGCCATCCAGTTTGGACACCCAGTACTGCTCCAGAACGTGCAGGAGTATCTGGACCCCACACTCAACCCTGTGCTCAACAAATCTGTAGCTCGAACTG GTGGTCGGCTGCTGATGCGCATCGGCGATAAGGAGGTGGAATACAATACCAGTTTCCGATTCTACATCACCACCAAGCTCTCCAACCCCCACTACAGCCCAGAGACCTCAGCCAAGACCACCATTGTCAACTTTGCTGTCAAAGAACAG GGCCTGGAGGCCCAACTGCTGGGCATCGTGGTCCGGAAGGAGCGGCCGGAGCTGGAGGAGCAGAAGGACTCGCTGGTCATCAATATCGCCGCTGGCAAGAGGAAGCTCAAGGAGCTGGAGGACGAGATCCTTCG GCTGCTGAACGAGGCCACAGGCTCCCTGCTAGATGACGTGCAGCTGGTGAACACCCTGCAGACCTCCAAGATAACCGCCACGGAGGTGACAGAGCAGCTGGAGACCAGCGAAACCACGGAGATCAACATCGACCTGGCCCGAGAG CATCGACAAGAGCCATCGCAGCAACAAGCTGGAGGACCGCATCGACTACCTGAACGAGTACCACACCTACGCCGTCTACAGGTCTGCACGCCTCCCCGCGCGCCGCGCGAGCTCGGCGGGAGGCCCGGTGGCTCTCCGCCGACCCCTCTTGCTACTTGTGCCTTCGTGCTGCCCCATGCCACCGCTCCTGTCCCCCTGCTCCTCTCTCCATATACTTGCCCTGGGTGGCGTCCACGGTCGGGGTCTAACCATCATCCACGGGCTGACTAG